The proteins below come from a single Deltaproteobacteria bacterium genomic window:
- a CDS encoding tetratricopeptide repeat protein — protein MLIRRFHLPVAVAIVLAFACSALAESPVDGRAKLGIYVEHKGMYGYSTDDVAECVVKVFEDHPAATIERIAKPEKMDRYSLYKVAKEKGLDRLLVMELRGGNPPLVLTLGVSGKSFSTEYASRPVDGGAGRACDAASWTVQEFLDRDSIPAAKMAMEQSARAFQSGNTDLALGHLATAVNADPSDTHPIRRIAWIYQASGDLETALLWFRQATEMQYADAGTFSEAAMCAFAANDEELAYRYLELAVAAGARSPFYYLMLGRWHYRNGNYGSAAEALLDAQRLDPRGFNEYAGLVESLVQEERFAEAATFQAKAEAAAPTFEGQLALAGYHEKAEDFGRAAEVLRRLVEASPGDPELRKRLGAAYERAGKIEEAEKILATALEESPNDADVWRIVGSLRYRKKDYAGAIAAFQTARGLTSADPDTLRLEAMAREMAGDIDGAFAAYADAIDAESGVKESDVARFLAFAKKHNRLGSAVDAVRRALPYKDQDDRRTMVMAVGGRLVQDGDFDSAISLYESSLGSLGRYSPPMVALGDLYLKRGEWTKAAGVLMQATSMFSDAKVALFAASRFHEAKQWEHAKSFYNYSFGISSQNSLCVAGLAEVSLYLKDNPDLVNYYFNEAHPLQKTRAIEEKLRFLQIVWGFWTDRADYAGEYIRYSLKDPPVTNPAPDLADWKAWIGENLPETHRATALAVAEFFERKTTADAFRAAHPEYK, from the coding sequence ATGCTGATCCGCCGTTTCCATCTCCCGGTCGCCGTCGCGATCGTTCTCGCCTTCGCGTGCTCCGCGCTCGCCGAATCTCCGGTCGACGGGCGCGCGAAGCTGGGCATCTACGTCGAACACAAGGGCATGTACGGCTACTCGACGGATGACGTGGCGGAGTGCGTGGTGAAGGTGTTCGAGGACCATCCCGCGGCGACGATCGAGCGAATCGCGAAACCTGAGAAGATGGACCGCTACTCGCTCTACAAAGTGGCGAAGGAAAAGGGACTCGACCGGCTGTTGGTGATGGAACTGCGCGGCGGCAATCCGCCGCTCGTGCTCACACTCGGCGTGAGCGGCAAAAGCTTTTCGACCGAGTACGCGAGCCGCCCGGTGGACGGCGGCGCGGGCCGCGCGTGCGACGCGGCGTCGTGGACCGTGCAGGAGTTTTTGGACCGCGACTCGATCCCGGCGGCGAAGATGGCGATGGAGCAGTCGGCACGGGCGTTTCAGAGCGGCAACACCGATCTCGCGCTCGGGCACCTCGCGACGGCGGTGAACGCCGATCCCTCCGACACGCACCCCATCCGCCGCATCGCGTGGATCTATCAGGCGTCGGGCGATCTGGAGACGGCGCTGCTGTGGTTTCGTCAGGCGACCGAGATGCAGTACGCCGACGCGGGGACGTTTTCCGAGGCGGCGATGTGCGCGTTCGCCGCGAACGACGAGGAACTCGCGTATCGTTATCTGGAACTGGCCGTGGCCGCCGGCGCGCGTTCGCCGTTTTACTACCTCATGCTCGGGCGTTGGCACTACCGCAATGGGAATTACGGGTCCGCGGCCGAGGCGTTGCTCGACGCGCAGCGTCTCGATCCTCGCGGTTTCAACGAGTACGCGGGGCTGGTGGAATCTCTCGTCCAGGAAGAGCGCTTCGCCGAGGCGGCGACGTTTCAGGCCAAGGCCGAGGCCGCCGCGCCGACCTTCGAGGGCCAGCTTGCCCTCGCGGGGTATCACGAGAAGGCGGAGGATTTCGGGCGCGCGGCCGAGGTGCTGCGAAGGCTCGTCGAGGCGAGCCCGGGCGATCCGGAATTGCGCAAGCGGCTCGGCGCGGCTTATGAGCGCGCGGGGAAGATCGAGGAGGCGGAGAAGATCCTCGCCACCGCGCTGGAAGAATCGCCGAACGACGCCGACGTGTGGCGGATCGTCGGCTCGCTGCGTTATCGCAAAAAGGATTACGCGGGCGCGATCGCCGCGTTTCAGACGGCGCGCGGTCTCACCTCCGCCGATCCCGACACGCTGCGCCTCGAAGCGATGGCCCGGGAGATGGCCGGCGACATCGACGGCGCGTTCGCGGCCTACGCCGACGCGATCGACGCGGAGAGCGGCGTCAAGGAATCCGACGTCGCGCGGTTCCTCGCCTTCGCCAAAAAACACAATCGGCTCGGCTCGGCGGTGGACGCGGTGCGTCGCGCGCTGCCGTACAAGGATCAGGACGATCGGCGCACGATGGTGATGGCGGTCGGCGGGCGGCTGGTGCAGGACGGCGATTTCGACTCGGCGATTTCGCTCTACGAGTCGTCGCTCGGTTCGCTCGGGCGATACTCGCCGCCGATGGTGGCACTGGGCGATCTGTATCTGAAACGCGGCGAATGGACAAAAGCCGCGGGCGTGCTGATGCAGGCGACCTCGATGTTTTCCGACGCCAAGGTCGCCCTCTTTGCCGCGTCGCGTTTTCACGAGGCGAAGCAGTGGGAGCACGCCAAGTCGTTCTACAACTATTCCTTCGGCATCAGTTCGCAAAACAGCCTGTGCGTCGCCGGGCTCGCCGAGGTGTCGCTCTATCTGAAGGACAACCCGGACCTCGTGAATTACTACTTCAACGAGGCACACCCGCTGCAAAAGACGCGTGCGATCGAAGAGAAACTGCGTTTCCTTCAGATCGTGTGGGGATTCTGGACGGACCGTGCGGACTACGCGGGCGAATACATCCGCTACAGCCTCAAGGACCCGCCGGTGACGAATCCCGCACCGGATCTCGCCGACTGGAAGGCGTGGATCGGCGAGAATCTCCCCGAGACGCACCGCGCGACGGCGCTCGCGGTCGCGGAGTTTTTTGAACGCAAGACGACGGCCGATGCGTTTCGCGCCGCGCACCCCGAATACAAGTAG
- a CDS encoding alpha/beta fold hydrolase encodes MFWVKLILLVAFVVALVPMVAYAVGRFLRIDRRADVTHHVRTADGWTLALHEYRPAPDAPKRAEPVLCCHGLGGNRVGFDFSERTSIARSLAARGHRVFLLELRGAGESETPIFYDTPRWKWNFDTYVDLDAPAAIDAVLAVTGAKKLHWVGHSMGGMIGYSVSQGPRGDRLASLVTMGSPGSFAHAEKAQVLRPVVSHFKAVYLAQISQLFAPLIEYIPKVQRWTGNENLLPGDYAKSFANLQSNIPITLLLQFADFARDRTVCAYDGRDFLAGLANVSTPYLCVGAENDYTIPPSSVQVIHDTMGSANKRLHIVGPSSGARGRYGHLTMLIGRDAAEELYPVLFEWLESGWKNAAAAPVESTEAVQKIASAPAKTPSRRPKPAPKKADAPKPAPKKTARKTPPKPKG; translated from the coding sequence GTGTTTTGGGTCAAACTGATTCTTCTGGTCGCGTTTGTTGTCGCGCTTGTTCCCATGGTCGCGTATGCGGTCGGGCGCTTTCTGCGCATCGACCGTCGCGCCGACGTCACGCATCACGTGCGCACCGCCGACGGATGGACGCTCGCGCTCCACGAGTACCGCCCCGCGCCGGACGCGCCGAAGCGCGCCGAACCGGTGCTTTGTTGCCATGGTCTCGGCGGTAACCGTGTCGGCTTCGACTTCTCCGAACGCACCAGCATCGCGCGGTCGCTCGCGGCGCGCGGACATCGCGTTTTCTTGCTGGAGCTGCGCGGCGCGGGGGAGTCGGAGACGCCGATTTTCTACGACACGCCCCGTTGGAAGTGGAACTTCGATACCTATGTCGATCTCGACGCACCGGCCGCCATCGACGCCGTGCTGGCCGTCACCGGCGCGAAGAAGTTGCACTGGGTCGGCCACTCAATGGGCGGAATGATCGGATACAGCGTGTCGCAGGGGCCGCGCGGCGACCGGCTGGCGTCGCTCGTCACCATGGGCAGCCCGGGTTCCTTCGCCCATGCCGAAAAGGCGCAGGTCCTGCGTCCGGTCGTGTCGCACTTCAAGGCGGTTTATCTCGCGCAGATTTCGCAGCTCTTCGCGCCGCTGATCGAATACATTCCGAAGGTGCAGCGGTGGACGGGCAACGAAAACCTGCTACCGGGCGATTACGCGAAGTCCTTCGCCAATCTCCAGAGCAACATCCCCATCACGCTGCTGCTTCAGTTTGCCGACTTCGCGCGCGATCGCACCGTGTGCGCATATGACGGGCGCGATTTCCTCGCCGGTCTCGCAAACGTCTCGACGCCCTACCTGTGCGTCGGCGCGGAAAACGATTACACGATTCCCCCGTCATCCGTGCAGGTGATTCACGACACGATGGGGTCGGCGAATAAGCGTTTGCACATCGTCGGACCATCGTCGGGTGCGCGCGGACGCTACGGGCATCTGACGATGCTCATCGGACGCGACGCCGCCGAGGAGCTCTACCCGGTGCTCTTCGAGTGGCTCGAATCGGGATGGAAGAACGCGGCCGCCGCGCCGGTGGAGTCCACGGAAGCCGTGCAAAAGATCGCATCTGCACCGGCGAAAACGCCCTCGCGTCGGCCTAAGCCAGCGCCGAAGAAAGCGGATGCCCCGAAGCCCGCTCCGAAAAAAACGGCCCGGAAAACGCCCCCGAAACCGAAGGGCTAA